From the Lepisosteus oculatus isolate fLepOcu1 chromosome 1, fLepOcu1.hap2, whole genome shotgun sequence genome, one window contains:
- the tlx2 gene encoding T-cell leukemia homeobox protein 2 isoform X1 — protein MEHTGIEEVNQTHQQHEPISFGIDQILNNTDQPSSCMLPNRTAEPDYQLASNVYANGYNSVYNPACSMAAGLAGSYNVNMNMNVSMNMNVNVNPGGAGGVIRVPAHRPIPPTPHPPPPTHPPGISAGVPTVPTVPSMGNVPNFTFPWMESSRRFAKDRLTADQTVEGPVGGHSARTVATSLASLHSVPEGEIGRASTWGSVDILTKHYYPDLAFGDSPLLDFPFLKGGCPAALSPFSVTRRIGHPYQNRTPPKRKKPRTSFSRVQICELEKRFHRQKYLASAERATLAKALKMTDAQVKTWFQNRRTKWRRQTAEEREAERQQANRLMLQLQQEAFQKTLTQPLQQDPLCLHNSSLYALQNLQPWADDNKVTSVTSVASVV, from the exons atgGAACACACGGGGATCGAAGAGGTCAATCAAACCCATCAGCAGCACGAGCCTATCAGTTTTGGGATCGATCAGATCCTGAACAACACGGACCAGCCCAGCAGCTGCATGCTGCCGAACCGAACCGCCGAACCGGATTACCAACTGGCCTCTAACGTCTACGCCAACGGCTACAACAGCGTCTACAACCCGGCCTGCTCCATGGCGGCAGGGCTTGCGGGCTCCTACAATGTGAACATGAACATGAATGTCAGCATGAACATGAACGTTAACGTCAACCCCGGCGGCGCTGGTGGGGTAATCCGGGTGCCAGCCCACAGACCCATACCGCCAACGCCCCATCCACCCCCGCCGACCCATCCGCCTGGCATCTCGGCCGGCGTGCCCACCGTCCCGACAGTGCCCAGCATGGGCAACGTGCCGAATTTCACCTTCCCCTGGATGGAGAGCAGCAGGCGATTTGCAAAAGACAGGCTGACAG CGGATCAGACTGTGGAAGGACCAGTCGGAGGCCACTCTGCAAGAACAGTGGCTACGTCCCTGGCTAGCCTCCACTCTGTTCCAGAAGGGGAGATCGGCAGGGCATCCACCTGGGGTTCTGTGGACATTTTAACCAAACACTATTACCCAGATCTTGCTTTTGGAGACAGTCCGCTATTGGACTTTCCATTTCTCAAGGGTGGCTGCCCAG CTGCCCTGTCACCGTTTTCAGTGACCCGGAGGATTGGTCACCCTTATCAAAACCGGACGCCCCCAAAGAGGAAAAAGCCCAGGACATCTTTCAGCCGGGTGCAGATCTGTGAGCTCGAGAAACGCTTTCACCGGCAGAAATATCTGGCTTCTGCTGAGCGAGCTACTCTGGCCAAGGCCCTGAAGATGACAGACGCACAAGTCAAGACCTGGTTCCAGAACAGGAGGACAAAGTGGCG GAGGCAGACCGCTGAGGAGAGAGAGGCCGAGAGGCAGCAGGCTAACCGCTTAATGCTACAACTGCAGCAGGAGGCCTTCCAGAAGACTCTGACTCAGCCCCTGCAGCAGGACCCCCTCTGCCTACACAACTCCTCCCTCTATGCCCTGCAGAACCTCCAGCCCTGGGCTGATGACAACAAAGTCACCTCCGTCACATCTGTTGCTTCTGTGGTCTGA
- the tlx2 gene encoding T-cell leukemia homeobox protein 2 isoform X3, whose amino-acid sequence MEHTGIEEVNQTHQQHEPISFGIDQILNNTDQPSSCMLPNRTAEPDYQLASNVYANGYNSVYNPACSMAAGLAGSYNVNMNMNVSMNMNVNVNPGGAGGVIRVPAHRPIPPTPHPPPPTHPPGISAGVPTVPTVPSMGNVPNFTFPWMESSRRFAKDRLTAALSPFSVTRRIGHPYQNRTPPKRKKPRTSFSRVQICELEKRFHRQKYLASAERATLAKALKMTDAQVKTWFQNRRTKWRRQTAEEREAERQQANRLMLQLQQEAFQKTLTQPLQQDPLCLHNSSLYALQNLQPWADDNKVTSVTSVASVV is encoded by the exons atgGAACACACGGGGATCGAAGAGGTCAATCAAACCCATCAGCAGCACGAGCCTATCAGTTTTGGGATCGATCAGATCCTGAACAACACGGACCAGCCCAGCAGCTGCATGCTGCCGAACCGAACCGCCGAACCGGATTACCAACTGGCCTCTAACGTCTACGCCAACGGCTACAACAGCGTCTACAACCCGGCCTGCTCCATGGCGGCAGGGCTTGCGGGCTCCTACAATGTGAACATGAACATGAATGTCAGCATGAACATGAACGTTAACGTCAACCCCGGCGGCGCTGGTGGGGTAATCCGGGTGCCAGCCCACAGACCCATACCGCCAACGCCCCATCCACCCCCGCCGACCCATCCGCCTGGCATCTCGGCCGGCGTGCCCACCGTCCCGACAGTGCCCAGCATGGGCAACGTGCCGAATTTCACCTTCCCCTGGATGGAGAGCAGCAGGCGATTTGCAAAAGACAGGCTGACAG CTGCCCTGTCACCGTTTTCAGTGACCCGGAGGATTGGTCACCCTTATCAAAACCGGACGCCCCCAAAGAGGAAAAAGCCCAGGACATCTTTCAGCCGGGTGCAGATCTGTGAGCTCGAGAAACGCTTTCACCGGCAGAAATATCTGGCTTCTGCTGAGCGAGCTACTCTGGCCAAGGCCCTGAAGATGACAGACGCACAAGTCAAGACCTGGTTCCAGAACAGGAGGACAAAGTGGCG GAGGCAGACCGCTGAGGAGAGAGAGGCCGAGAGGCAGCAGGCTAACCGCTTAATGCTACAACTGCAGCAGGAGGCCTTCCAGAAGACTCTGACTCAGCCCCTGCAGCAGGACCCCCTCTGCCTACACAACTCCTCCCTCTATGCCCTGCAGAACCTCCAGCCCTGGGCTGATGACAACAAAGTCACCTCCGTCACATCTGTTGCTTCTGTGGTCTGA
- the tlx2 gene encoding T-cell leukemia homeobox protein 2 isoform X2: protein MEHTGIEEVNQTHQQHEPISFGIDQILNNTDQPSSCMLPNRTAEPDYQLASNVYANGYNSVYNPACSMAAGLAGSYNVNMNMNVSMNMNVNVNPGGAGGVIRVPAHRPIPPTPHPPPPTHPPGISAGVPTVPTVPSMGNVPNFTFPWMESSRRFAKDRLTADQTVEGPVGGHSARTVATSLASLHSVPEGEIGRASTWGSVDILTKHYYPDLAFGDSPLLDFPFLKGGCPAALSPFSVTRRIGHPYQNRTPPKRKKPRTSFSRVQICELEKRFHRQKYLASAERATLAKALKMTDAQVKTWFQNRRTKWRRARF from the exons atgGAACACACGGGGATCGAAGAGGTCAATCAAACCCATCAGCAGCACGAGCCTATCAGTTTTGGGATCGATCAGATCCTGAACAACACGGACCAGCCCAGCAGCTGCATGCTGCCGAACCGAACCGCCGAACCGGATTACCAACTGGCCTCTAACGTCTACGCCAACGGCTACAACAGCGTCTACAACCCGGCCTGCTCCATGGCGGCAGGGCTTGCGGGCTCCTACAATGTGAACATGAACATGAATGTCAGCATGAACATGAACGTTAACGTCAACCCCGGCGGCGCTGGTGGGGTAATCCGGGTGCCAGCCCACAGACCCATACCGCCAACGCCCCATCCACCCCCGCCGACCCATCCGCCTGGCATCTCGGCCGGCGTGCCCACCGTCCCGACAGTGCCCAGCATGGGCAACGTGCCGAATTTCACCTTCCCCTGGATGGAGAGCAGCAGGCGATTTGCAAAAGACAGGCTGACAG CGGATCAGACTGTGGAAGGACCAGTCGGAGGCCACTCTGCAAGAACAGTGGCTACGTCCCTGGCTAGCCTCCACTCTGTTCCAGAAGGGGAGATCGGCAGGGCATCCACCTGGGGTTCTGTGGACATTTTAACCAAACACTATTACCCAGATCTTGCTTTTGGAGACAGTCCGCTATTGGACTTTCCATTTCTCAAGGGTGGCTGCCCAG CTGCCCTGTCACCGTTTTCAGTGACCCGGAGGATTGGTCACCCTTATCAAAACCGGACGCCCCCAAAGAGGAAAAAGCCCAGGACATCTTTCAGCCGGGTGCAGATCTGTGAGCTCGAGAAACGCTTTCACCGGCAGAAATATCTGGCTTCTGCTGAGCGAGCTACTCTGGCCAAGGCCCTGAAGATGACAGACGCACAAGTCAAGACCTGGTTCCAGAACAGGAGGACAAAGTGGCG GAGAGCAAGATTTTGA